CATCGACGTCAAGACTATGGCGGGCGGAAACGGCGGGACCTTCACGATCAAACTTGCCGCGATTGGCACCGATATTGCAATCGGGGGCAGCGACGAGACCACGGTGACGCTCATCAAGGCCCCGATCGAACTTGCGCCCGCCGGCGACTGGACGACGTTGTATGACTTCGAGAACGGCGAGCAAAACGTTTACAGTTGGGGCGATTCCGGCGATGGGAAGGACGGCAACACCCCTGCCATCGACGTGGTGGCAGGTGACCGCACACCCAGCAGCACCAAGGTTCTGGAACTGACCAAGACCAATGGAAACAGCTGGGGAGGCGTCTCAAACGACTTTGCTTCCGCGCGGAACTGGAAGGAATACGACGCGTTCCGCTTCTGGTTCAAGGGGACGGATTCAGGGAAGACGCTGACCTATCAGCTGAAGTCGGGCGAAAAGACGAATGCGACGACATTCGAAACCGACTTTGTCGATGACAGCACCGACTGGAAAGCCGTCGAGATCGCGTTCAAGGACCTGCGCAACAAGAACAACAGCGCCGATCGGTTCGACGCTAAGAAGGTCCAGGGATTCTCGTTCGGACTGGGCGGGTTCAGCGGAACCGTTCTCATCGACGATCTGGAACTGCGCGAACGCGCCGGGGACATCGAGACGTTCGACGGCGACGTGACCTTGACGACCGAGACCGAGCCCGTCGGCATTTACGGATGGGCGAACCCGGACGCTGCCGTGCCCGACTTTGACATTGTCACTGACGACAGGGCCGGCGCCGCCACCGGTGACAACAAGGTGCTGGCGGGGACGTACCAGGTCGAGACCGGCGGCTGGGGCGGGGTGACCGAAAACTTCGCGGACGCTCAGGACTGGTCGTCGTACCAGGGGATTCGCTTCTGGTGGTATGCAAGCCAGGAAAGCAACCCGGCATCGCCGACGGCGGGCGCGGACATCAAGTTCGAGATACGCACGGGCGGTGGAAGCGGAGCCGATGCTGCGCTGTACCAGACCACCTTCAAGGACAACTGGGGTTCGTCTACCAGTCGTTGGAAGCTAGTCGAGATCCCGTTCTCGAGCCTGCAACGACGCGCGGACTACCAGCCGACCAACGCGCCAACCGACGCCAAGCCCATCTTGTCGCGTGGTTGGGGCTGGTCTCTGACCTTCCCGGCCGGAACCGGCGCCACGGGCTGGAAAGTCGATTCGATCCAGGCATACGGTGCGGCTTCGAGCGCTGACGACATCACGGTCTCCGTCGACCCGGGGATCGCGCTCGTTGACAATGGCGACAAGGCTAAGGTGAGCATCAAGGCGACATCCGTGGATGGGCTGCCGCTTGCATCGAGTGTCGATGTTGCTTTTGCGACGGCTGATGGATCTGCCAAGGCAGGCACGGACTACACGGAAACGTCGGGGACTGTGACCTTCGCGGAGGGAGCCGAGTCTGGTTCCACATCAACCATCGAGGTCGCAACCATCGCGGTTGCCGGTGAAGCCGAGGCACGGTCCTTCGCGATCGACCTTACGCCCAGCATCGGCGAGTCCGCCGGGGCCGGCAAGGTTGTAATCAACGCCCACGGATTGGCCTATCTAGACTCCTCGAAGTCGGATGCCGAACGTACGGCGGACCTGCTCACTCACATGAGCCTGGAGGATAAGGTCGGACAGATGGCGCAGGCCGAGCGGCTCGCGTTGCAATCGGACTCGATTTCGCGTCTGAGGCTCGGCTCTGTCCTGTCGGGTGGGGGTTCGGTTCCGGAGGGCAACACCGCCGACGCCTGGGTTGACATGGTCAACGGGTACCAGCGTCAGGCGCTGTCGACCTCATTGCAGATCCCATTGATCTACGGAGTCGACGCCGTGCACGGCCACTCCAACGTGGTCGGCGCGACGATCCTTCCGCACAACATCGGGCTGGGATCGACCCGCAACCCGCAACTGATCGAGGCGGGCATGCGAGTGACCGCCAAGGAGGTTCGTGCCACCGGTGTGCCATGGACTTTCGCACCGACGCTCGCCGTCACGCGCGACGAGCGGTGGGGCCGCAGCTACGAATCCTTCGGCGAAGACCCGTCGATCGTGAAGATCTACGCGAAACAGGCCGTGCAGGGACTGCAAGGAACGGATCCCACGGATTTGTCGGGTTCGGACAAGGTACTCGCGACGGCCAAGCACTGGGCCGGCGATGGCGGCACCGAATACGGCACCGGAACCGACGGGTACAAGTTGGACCAGGGCATCACCAAGTCATCGACGCTGGAGGCATTCTTGAACCTGCATGCTTCGGTGTACGACCCCGCGATCAGCGCCGGGGTGGGCTCGATCATGCCGTCGTATTCGGCGGTGCAGATCGGCGACGGTGACCCCGTGCGGATGCACCTGAACAAGGAACTGAACACGGATGTTCTGAAGGTCCAAAAGGGATTCAAGGGATTCTTGATCTCGGACTGGGAGGGCGTCGACAAGGCCGCAAAGGTCACCAAGGTGACATACACCGAAGATGGAGAGCAGAAGACCCGCTCCATGACCTATGACGAGGCCGCCGTCGCCTCTGTCAACTCCGGCATGGACATGGTGATGGCACCCTACAACTACGAAACGTTCATCAACGCGATCAAGGCAGGCGTTCAGAGCGGCGCCATCGAGACAAGCCGCATCGACGACGCCGTGAGCCGCATCCTTGAGCAGAAGTTTGCTCTGGGGCTCTTTGAAGAGCCGTTCGCTACGAAGGGCAATGTCGATGAGGTCGGTTCGGAGGCGAACCGCGCGGTCGCCCGCGAGGCCGCTGCCGAGTCGCAGGTGCTGCTGAAGAACGACGGAGCTGCGTTGCCGCTCAGCGCCGGGCAGACCGTGTATGTTGCCGGATCCACTGCGGACAACCTGGGGCGCCAAATGGGCGGATGGACCATCAGCTGGCAGGGTGGAACCGGCCAAACGACTGATGGAACGACGATAGGCCAGGCGCTCAAGGCCGTCGGCGGTGACAACGTCACCATCGCATCGACGAACGCGGTTCCCGACAAGTCGTACGACGTGGGCGTCGTGGTGGTGGGCGAAAAGCCGTACGCCGAAGGCGTCGGCGACGTTGGCAACTCGCAAGGCGGGACCTCGCTGGAACTGTCGGCCTTCGACAAGACTGCGATCGCGAATGTTGCGCAAAAGGTTGACAAGGTCGTTGTCCTGGTCGTGTCGGGTCGCCCGCAGATCATCGACGAGTCGCTACTCGGAAGCATCGACGCGTTGGTTGCTTCGTGGCTGCCGGGATCTGAGGGTGATGGCGTCGCGGATGTCATCTACGGAAAGAAGCCCTTCACCGGATCGTTGTCTGTGACTTGGCCCGCGTCAGCCGACCAAGTGCCGATCAACGTCGGTGACGAGGACTACTCGCCGCTCTACCCGTTCGGGTGGGGACTGCACACCGACTCGGCGAAGGACCGACTGGCATCGGTTGCTGACGCGGTGCGGCCGGGAGTGAAGGCCGTGATCGAAGGTCTGCTCGCGAACGATGCGTTGTGGGATGCTAACGGGAACCTTGCCAACGCTGCGACCGGGTTGGTGGAAATCCAGAAGCTTGCGGCGATGCTCACCGGGGCAGACGATGTGGCGGCGGCCTCCAAGGTTGCGTCGATTGCGCGCGATGTTGCGGCCGCGACCTACACCGTCAATGATGCGGAAAAGTTCGCGGGAGCCGAGGTCGGCGTGATTTCGGGCAAGCCTGCCGACAGCGTCGTTGAGATGGCAAGCTTGGCGGGCTTCGACCTGGATCCTAACGATTCCGTGGCCTCGGCGGATGCCTCGCTCAGTGACCTGACGGTCAACGGGACGTCAGTTGAGAACTTCGCCGCAAGCAAGTTGGAGTACACCGTCGAACTGCCGTTTGGAAGCTCGCTGCCCACCGTGGCGGCGACGGCAGCGACGGCGGGTGCTTCAGCGTTGGTCACGCAGCCCACAGCGATCCCCGGTGATGCCACAGTCGTTGTTATCGCCGCCGATGGCGTGACGACTTCGACCTACACGGTGCACTTCACCGTGACGCCTCCATCGAATGATGCGTCGCTGTCGGATCTGACCGTGAATGGAAAATCGGTTGAGGGCTTTGCGGCTAGCACCTTCGGGTACAGCGTTGAGCTACCGGCCGGTAGCTCGGTTCCGGTCGTCGAGGCGGTCGCATCGAATGCCGCCGCGGTGGTCACGGTCACGGAT
This is a stretch of genomic DNA from Rarobacter incanus. It encodes these proteins:
- a CDS encoding glycoside hydrolase family 3 N-terminal domain-containing protein, with the translated sequence MRSPSSGAPRRGPRVSKSWRKAAAALAIAALGLAGLASPAQAAPANLSLGATATATKAEAGSPAFHGIDGDSGTLWKTGGIDPNTEVKYTVDLKGVAALEDFVIEWGWSNANTYDVVTSVDGDTWSEPLTFSIDASGPVDKSGTFAEGTKARYVQIDMKKANQDYGYEFKEFQINGTLDPQDALTNFARGASISATVDANTDEGSELANAIDGDLATQFKTVNNPTVENPDYPVEITLEFTKPATLDSYRVLFGWGYARSYSVATSLDGTNWSDPIEVSEANDQADPLASAGTLASSIPAKYFKVSLDSIRGYDDKYWNYEIKEIEVWGTEYVAPQIVQEPVDLARFGTAVASKTESGNGEERAIDGDPSTRWSTGELSNNTEQNATETYTLDLGTVASLDSSKINWEYSYALDYTLTVADTEEALATAEPVVTVTDSDGDVDENAFPAGTSGRWVKITMTKQRENWWDPTQPHFYGYSFYSFEVWGIPSDPIAVLSSPALADDAGSTIPLSILLNKKLATPTTLKLTTQDGTALAGTDYTAIDKTVTVPANTLRVDIDVKTMAGGNGGTFTIKLAAIGTDIAIGGSDETTVTLIKAPIELAPAGDWTTLYDFENGEQNVYSWGDSGDGKDGNTPAIDVVAGDRTPSSTKVLELTKTNGNSWGGVSNDFASARNWKEYDAFRFWFKGTDSGKTLTYQLKSGEKTNATTFETDFVDDSTDWKAVEIAFKDLRNKNNSADRFDAKKVQGFSFGLGGFSGTVLIDDLELRERAGDIETFDGDVTLTTETEPVGIYGWANPDAAVPDFDIVTDDRAGAATGDNKVLAGTYQVETGGWGGVTENFADAQDWSSYQGIRFWWYASQESNPASPTAGADIKFEIRTGGGSGADAALYQTTFKDNWGSSTSRWKLVEIPFSSLQRRADYQPTNAPTDAKPILSRGWGWSLTFPAGTGATGWKVDSIQAYGAASSADDITVSVDPGIALVDNGDKAKVSIKATSVDGLPLASSVDVAFATADGSAKAGTDYTETSGTVTFAEGAESGSTSTIEVATIAVAGEAEARSFAIDLTPSIGESAGAGKVVINAHGLAYLDSSKSDAERTADLLTHMSLEDKVGQMAQAERLALQSDSISRLRLGSVLSGGGSVPEGNTADAWVDMVNGYQRQALSTSLQIPLIYGVDAVHGHSNVVGATILPHNIGLGSTRNPQLIEAGMRVTAKEVRATGVPWTFAPTLAVTRDERWGRSYESFGEDPSIVKIYAKQAVQGLQGTDPTDLSGSDKVLATAKHWAGDGGTEYGTGTDGYKLDQGITKSSTLEAFLNLHASVYDPAISAGVGSIMPSYSAVQIGDGDPVRMHLNKELNTDVLKVQKGFKGFLISDWEGVDKAAKVTKVTYTEDGEQKTRSMTYDEAAVASVNSGMDMVMAPYNYETFINAIKAGVQSGAIETSRIDDAVSRILEQKFALGLFEEPFATKGNVDEVGSEANRAVAREAAAESQVLLKNDGAALPLSAGQTVYVAGSTADNLGRQMGGWTISWQGGTGQTTDGTTIGQALKAVGGDNVTIASTNAVPDKSYDVGVVVVGEKPYAEGVGDVGNSQGGTSLELSAFDKTAIANVAQKVDKVVVLVVSGRPQIIDESLLGSIDALVASWLPGSEGDGVADVIYGKKPFTGSLSVTWPASADQVPINVGDEDYSPLYPFGWGLHTDSAKDRLASVADAVRPGVKAVIEGLLANDALWDANGNLANAATGLVEIQKLAAMLTGADDVAAASKVASIARDVAAATYTVNDAEKFAGAEVGVISGKPADSVVEMASLAGFDLDPNDSVASADASLSDLTVNGTSVENFAASKLEYTVELPFGSSLPTVAATAATAGASALVTQPTAIPGDATVVVIAADGVTTSTYTVHFTVTPPSNDASLSDLTVNGKSVEGFAASTFGYSVELPAGSSVPVVEAVASNAAAVVTVTDATAVPGSTSVVVRAQDGVTTSTYTVHFTVQKPDTNNPGAEAKSFSEYGPASVSGTVRYGRTVTAKLGTARPSAEKLTYQWFRNGKVIAGATQNTYKVGKKDVGAKLRVAITLHKTGYIDGVVTSKAVKAKKAKTTTKHKVLKASAKKVTVRVTVRASGIKAPSGKVKVKVGSKTKTIKLTKANKGKIRVTIKRPGSGKLTVRSSFKGTKYLASSSAKKAKTVRVG